The following is a genomic window from bacterium.
CCCGGGCTGGGTGGAGGTCACCGTGAAGCTCGTGATCGACGATGCAGAGACAGACAGGAGTCCAACGAACCCCGAGTTGGCGAAGCCTGCAAGGCTGACAACATCCGATCCGACTACGGCCGCGCCGTCGAAAGCAGTGAGGATGAAGTCCGCCGCGAAAACGTTGCCGTTGCTGACATCGAGACTCACTGAGTGTACCGATCCGCTGAAAACGCCACTGATCGTACCGGAGAGCATGCTTCCGTCGGCCAGGGCCAAGAAATCCGTCGTGGCGTAGAAATTGGGGAGTGTGGTCGCCGCCTGATCGGCAGGCGTGACTGCGAGGCCGATCACGCCGCCGGAAATGACCACGGAACCGAAATCGAGTGTGGGACCGAACGGCCCGCCCGGCTGAACGGCAGAGAACGTGGAGGGCGCAACGGTCTGGGTA
Proteins encoded in this region:
- a CDS encoding PEP-CTERM sorting domain-containing protein — its product is MGILPRVATGVTITFDDTQTVAPSTFSAVQPGGPFGPTLDFGSVVISGGVIGLAVTPADQAATTLPNFYATTDFLALADGSMLSGTISGVFSGSVHSVSLDVSNGNVFAADFILTAFDGAAVVGSDVVSLAGFANSGFVGLLSVSASSITSFTVTSTQPGSTKLFAVDTVVFETVPEPASTAFLGLGLVLLARRCLQRRS